DNA from Leucobacter aridicollis:
GTTGCCATCGTGTCCTCCTTGACCTCTCTGGTGTAGCTTCAGCCTGCCGAACGACCGACTAGGAATCAATACACAGCGCAGGCCCTTTCTTGCAATCGCTCCGTGCGCTGACGCACAATGGCGGCATGCGACATCTCCGACCCGACCTCCAGCCCGAGGCGCTCATGACATTCCTCGCGGTCGCCCGGCTCGGCCGCTACACAGCGGCCGCAGACTCGCTCGGTATCAACCATTCCACGGTCTCCCGCCGCCTCGCGGCGCTCGAGGAAAGCCTCGGCGACCGCGTCCTCGTGCGCACGCCGAACGGCTGGGAACTCACCGACCTCGGCCACAAGGCGATGCTCGCAGCCGAGGAGATGGAGGCGGCGATCGGCAGGCTCGCGGCGCACGACAGTCCGAGCACGATCTCGGGCCTCGTCCGGATCGCCACCCCCGACGCCTTCGGCTCTGCCTGCGCGATTCCGGCCCTCGCGCGGGTGCAGGAGAGCCATCCTGACGTCGCGTTCGAAGTGATCGCGGCCACGCAGCGCGTGCGCCAGCACCGGTCGGGCGTCGACATCGAGATCGTCGTCGGCAAGCCGGAGGTGTACAAGGCGTCGGCGCTGCGGCTCTCGGGCTATCGACTCGCCCTGTACGCGACCGACGAGTACCTGCGGGTCTACGGTGAACCGCTCACCCTCGACGATCTCTCGGAGCATCGCCTGATCTACTACGTCGAATCTGCGCTCCAGGTCGATGAGCTCGACGCCGCGCACCAGCGGTTGCCGCTCGGCAAGCCAAGCATCAGTTCGACGAGCGTCTTCGCGCACGTCTCGGCCACACTCGAGTCCGCCGGGATCGGGATCCTCCCCGACTACCTCGCAGAGCAGCATGGCACGCTCCGGCGCGTGTTGCCCGCGGCCTACGAGCACCCCGTGGAGTACTGGGCCGTCGTGCGCGAGGAGGGCTTCCGCAAGCCGGCCGTCGCGCTCACCATCCAAGCACTCGTGGATCACGCCGGCCAGGGGAGGCCAGCGGCCTCCCCGGCGACCACATAGTTAGGCGAACCGCGCGCGGTCTGCCCGGTCGAGGTCCTGCAGATCGATGCCCTTGGTCTCCCGCAGCGAGAGCACCGCGACGAGCGTCACCAGGCACGCGGCCGCGAGGTACACCGCGATTGGCACGCTCGACCCCGTCCGCTTCAGCAGCTCAGCCGCGATGATCGGCGCGATCGAACCCGCCACGATTGACGTCACCTGGTAGCCGAGCGAGACCCCCGAGTAGCGCATGCGCGTCGGGAACATCTCGGCCATAATCGCCGGCTGTCCCGCGTACATCATGCCGTGGCACAGGAGGCCGATGACGATAGCGGTCACGATGACCACGGTGTTCTGCGTGTCAAACATCGGAAAGGCGATGAACCCCCATCCCGCGGAAAGCACGGCCCCGACGCCGTAGACCACGCGCCGACCAAGAGCATCTGCGAGTCGCCCGATCAGGGGAATCGCGATGAACTGGACGACGTGCGCGATGAGCAGGAATCCGAGGATCGGCGTCGTCTCCATCCCGACATGAATCGAAAGGTACGTGATCGAGAATGTCACGACGAGGTAATACATGATGTTCTCGGCGAACCGAAGGCCCATCGCGGTGAACACCTGGCGCGGGTAGTAACGGAACACCTCGACGAGTCC
Protein-coding regions in this window:
- a CDS encoding LysR family transcriptional regulator yields the protein MRHLRPDLQPEALMTFLAVARLGRYTAAADSLGINHSTVSRRLAALEESLGDRVLVRTPNGWELTDLGHKAMLAAEEMEAAIGRLAAHDSPSTISGLVRIATPDAFGSACAIPALARVQESHPDVAFEVIAATQRVRQHRSGVDIEIVVGKPEVYKASALRLSGYRLALYATDEYLRVYGEPLTLDDLSEHRLIYYVESALQVDELDAAHQRLPLGKPSISSTSVFAHVSATLESAGIGILPDYLAEQHGTLRRVLPAAYEHPVEYWAVVREEGFRKPAVALTIQALVDHAGQGRPAASPATT